A genomic segment from Etheostoma spectabile isolate EspeVRDwgs_2016 chromosome 11, UIUC_Espe_1.0, whole genome shotgun sequence encodes:
- the evx2 gene encoding homeobox even-skipped homolog protein 2 — MMERIRKEMILMERGLHSPVAGKRLADTPGNSVLEALENSQHSGRLSPRITSASLHGNLGDIPTKGKFEIDSIFGTHHNSENTSSAEISSSESRKKMSLYSEVSPDSDINSDVEVGCPAHRSPSQHKENNKGFSDSNSGSSNISSNSLQNMNGNSSGGSNNSNSDQVRRYRTAFTREQIGRLEKEFYRENYVSRPRRCELAAALNLPETTIKVWFQNRRMKDKRQRLAMSWPHPADPSFYTYMMTHAAATGSLPYPFHSHMPLHYYPHVGVTAAAAAAAASGAASSPFATSIRPLDTFRALSHPYSRPELLCSFRHPGLYQSPAGLNSSAAASAAAAAAAAAAAVSAPSATGPCSCLSCHSSQAASALGSRSAGGDFTCTASGQRSESGFLPYSAAVLSKTSVPSPDQREETSLNR, encoded by the exons ATGATGGAGAGGATAAGAAAAGAGATGATATTGATGGAGAGAGGTCTGCACAGCCCCGTCGCAGGGAAGAGGCTCGCAGACACGCCTGGGAACTCAGTGCTGGAGGCCCTGGAAAACTCTCAGCACAGCGGACGGCTAAGCCCGAGAATAACTTCGGCTTCTCTCCATGGAAATCTCGGGGACATCCCGACGAAAGGCAAATTTGAAATTGACAGTATTTTCGGTACACACCACAACAGTGAAAATACCTCTTCGGCGGAAATTTCCTCGTCAGAAAGCAGGAAGAAAATGAGCCTCTACTCCGAAGTTTCGCCAGATTCAGACATTAACAGCGATGTGGAGGTGGGATGCCCTGCGCATCGCTCCCCGAGCCAGCACAAGGAAAACAACAAAG gttttTCAGACAGCAATTCTGGATCTTCCAACATAAGCTCGAACTCCCTCCAAAATATGAACGGTAATTCATCGGGAGGATCAAACAATTCAAATAGCGACCAAGTGAGACGATATCGGACTGCTTTCACCAGAGAACAAAtcggaagactggaaaaagagTTTTACAGGGAAAATTACGTTTCGAGACCGAGAAGATGTGAACTAGCCGCAGCGTTGAATCTGCCCGAGACTACGATTAAG GTGTGGTTCCAGAACAGGCGGATGAAGGATAAAAGGCAGCGTTTGGCGATGTCCTGGCCCCATCCAGCAGACCCCAGCTTCTACACTTACATGATGACCCACGCTGCAGCTACAGGAAGTCTACCTTACCCTTTCCACTCGCACATGCCTCTCCATTACTACCCGCACGTCGGAGTCACGGCCGCAGCGGCCGCCGCTGCCGCTTCCGGTGCCGCGTCGTCACCTTTCGCCACCTCCATCCGCCCCCTCGATACCTTCCGAGCACTCTCCCATCCCTACTCGCGGCCAGAACTCCTGTGCAGCTTCAGGCACCCGGGACTCTACCAGTCACCTGCAGGCCTGAATAGTTCAGCAGCGGCAtcagcggcggcggcggcggcagcggcggcggcggcggtcAGCGCCCCATCAGCCACCGGGCCTTGTTCGTGTCTGAGCTGCCACAGCAGCCAGGCGGCGAGCGCGCTGGGCTCCAGGAGCGCCGGCGGAGACTTTACCTGCACAGCTTCGGGGCAAAGATCCGAGAGTGGATTTCTGCCGTATTCTGCTGCTGTTCTCAGCAAGACATCCGTCCCGTCACCAGACCAACGAGAAGAAACTTCACTTAACAGATAA